The sequence below is a genomic window from Dermacentor albipictus isolate Rhodes 1998 colony chromosome 2, USDA_Dalb.pri_finalv2, whole genome shotgun sequence.
AGACGTTTGGTAGAGGACCACTTCACATATAGTTGCGGGGAAAATCCTAGTGGATAAATTAGCGCGGAACCGGCTACCGATCAAACGCGTAGTTCCTGCCATGTACGGAGCCCTTGGAACGGTTCAAAGCAAATGCCGGGCAAGAGTTCGAAATCAGTTGCTCCACACGACAGCAGTACGGATGTGACTGGACCCGTCGTGGTCGTGTAGCGTGAACGTAGAAACGTTTCCTTCGGATGTCTCGTTAAATGATCGGGTAATAAAGCTTGACAAGGATAAATGTAATTAAGTTTGCAATATCTGTACGACATGAAGCTGTGGAGGAAGTGGGTATACAAGTCTTGGCGGCCTTCCTCCAAAATCCCTTCTTCTATTGTTTCGAAAACGGACAGCGCCAAGTTTTTTCGGACAATGAACGCGGAAACCAACCAAGGCCTACGGCAAGTACGCGGTTTTACGAAGAAGGGAGTTACAACCCATGAAACCTACTTAAAGCGTCCATAAAATCACGCTGTAGATTGGCACTGCAAGTGCATGCTACAAATTCTTCTAGGGGACAGGGTGGTGTCTCCAAGTATGTAAATAATATGTGGGATAAAAAAGTAACCCAGGAAGAAATCTGTAAAATTTCAAGGTCACCAAACAATTAGCTTAGTCATAATTACAGTTCAAACGAACGCAAGTAAATCTTGATGTCTTAGGATGGCGTAGAGCAGGTGCGTTTGGCTCGCGTTTCAATCTAAGGACAGCCAATATTATCTCTAGTTACAATACTTCGTTCAGCAAATCACGTAAAAATTGTAAAGGTGTCTCGCACTCAGCGTACGCGACGTTGAGGCTCCAAGTCCTGTCTTGCCCCACAAAGCTGAACTTTGAGCTGACCTTCTGTGGACGCGGTAAAGAAGGCCGGCTTCAGTTTTGTGAAATTCCTTAATTACACAATTTTGCTGCGTTGGATACCGAAACCAACGAGAGTGGTTTTTTTTCTTGTCGTCACTGGTCTTCCCCGTTTGCCTGAATTCCAATGTTGTGCGCGTCAAAGAATCTGCAGCCTCGATTACCTGATACGTCGATACGTTTCGATCTCTTGATGAAGTCAGTAATTATGTGTCCTAGTGTCGTTAATTTGACAGAAAACTAAATATGTTAACAGGTTATCAAAACCAAAAGTGGTTCCCGCGAGTAGACTGGTTGTCTAGGAAAAAGGTGAGAGACAGGGAACGAAGGGTGCGCAGCCTAGTGTTCCCCGGTTCAATTACGTCATCTCCATTAGTCTTCGCTATAGTATTAACTGATGCCCTTGAGTTACCACGTATTTTTGTGTTGTCAGATGCCTTATGTTAATAGCCGTACTTTGACAGGCTTCAGGCCCTACAACACTTGATAAATAGCGCTTGGGCGCAGCAATAGCCGATAGTTTTAGCATGGTTGGGTCTGCGATGATCAAGTAGCGTTCATGATCTTGCTCCTGCTACTGTAGAGCAACCATGTGGAGCAACCATTATATTTAAAATAAGGCTGCATGTCAAATGGCCTCCACCAGAGAAGGGACATAATTCACTACGGAACTATCGCATAGAGCTTATAAGCATTATTTCGAAGAACGCAAACTAGTGGTTTTAGTGTGGCACGAATTCTAAGGCTGGCTGGAATTCTAatcaaataacaaaaaaaaaacgtggtacGCGGTTGAATAATGATTGTCCGATAGGAGAAGGTGGTTCCTAGCCACCACAAGTAAGGTCAAAATAACAAACACATCGGTGAAAACCTCGAACAAGAGGGTGTATGGATGCCTGTGTGTTTGTGCTGTTTGAAAAAAAACGTCAACTCTCGCAACATCCGCAACCTCCTGCCCCTGGCGATGATGACATTAGGACCACATGAATCATGTACCCCAGTGTTTTTTAACGGAGAATgcctaccaactagctcaactttctgtgGTTCTTTGTACCTCAGTATGCGTCATACCCACTTGGATCGGTGCTGTGCCCAACTGTCTACTGGAACGATCTCATAAGTGCCAGTGGATCTTCAATGAACTTCGCCCAAAATATTGCCCATGCGTGTTTATGTTCGCCCCATTCTTGTTTGCCCCCTTTGTAGTCACTCAGAGcatattctgaaacgttcgccttccgcgaaacgttcgccttccgcggaactatcgccttggccacgcctccgccaacGGCGCGCGCGgattggctgttttagcaaaaACGGAAAATATACCGCCCCATCTAGTAGTTCCGGCCTGCGTCATTTTAATGTCATGGTGTCGATGGGTGCTCTCGACATGTATTGAATAGCCGAACACGTCTTTTGGCATTCGTTTGGCTGGGGATGAGAGGTGGTATTTTATAGTATTCTTTTTGGTGGCGTCTTACACACGTTGCTTCGCGCCGATACTTGTTGATTCATTTAAAGTAAAATATTTCACACTTCCTTTTTTCGATTTATTTTACCAAGAGCAGCCGTAGCCAACCGTAGTCGGTGCGCAGAACCCGTACTACGGCCACTACACTCGAAAACAACACACCCGAGCAGCTATGCACTCGCACGGCGCGGTCTCTCATGCGATGTGAAACGCTCGAGAGCGCGTGTTGTACGCTGACGTCACGGGTAAGCAGTCGCTTGATTTATTGAACGTGGCTATCGCGGCAACGAAACTATCACGGAAGGCGAACGTTTTAGAATACGGCTCCAGAATTGCTCCGCGCATATTTCCCCGTACTGCTCTCAATGGCGCTATGCTGTAACGTGAATGTACATTTCTCGTTGCCTGTACAAACTGCCTTTCTCTCGCTTTTACGATGTATCTGGAATTGGTGCCGCTTGGCGTCCCAGAGAACCTGTACTTCTTTTTTCTCTATTCAACCAGTGCCCTCTCAAACTATTGCcactaatgtctttttttttcttttcaatgcttTATATTCGCATTTGAATCAACCATACTAAGCGAGACTTAAACTCATACTGTCCTTAACGAAACTTGTTCAAACGTATTACAGGGATTAAGATACAAAAGCAACACCTACGGTATTATGGGCACCATAGTGGAAGGCTCCGGAATATTCCGACCTACTGAGGTCTTTTTACGTGTACCTAAATCCAAATACACAAGTACTTTCGCATTTGGTCTAGCTTCATCagacagagagagggaggggggtcaCACTGGGAAGGCGCGTAGGTTAATCAAGCTGGAGCCCGGTACGCTACCGTGCACTTAACTCTATTGTAATGCGGCCTCCGTGACCAGGGATGATACAGCTCACTGCAGCCTGTGATATAATTGCTGGCAGCAATAATGGCCTCTCCCTTTGCGCATTCCTAAGTGCATCCCTAGACCGTCAGCCTGTATAGTTGATTTGTGGTGGAATCTTTTCCTTCTTGAAATTCACGTTTAAACCACCGCGTCGGTAGACGCTATTATTTCGTTGCGTGTTTCAAGCTTACTTCACGTCTTGCGGCAGTTCTTATTTAAGAAAATTTCTATAACTTTAGTAAGCCTCTGGTCATTTAGGTTCTGGTCATTCTTAAAACACAATTCAATCGTTCTTCATAAAGAAACTGTTAACAAGTTCCAAGCAGAGGCCGCTAAACTGTGATAATGATACCAGGAGGAAGCGAGGAGACGTAAAGCTTTTCCTTTTATTTAGAGTCTGCTCATGGTAGTACCAACGTTCCTAGAATAATGTAAACAGAATTTATCAATTCAACTCTGCTTAACATACTTCTTTAGTGTTTCTTCAGGTAAAAATTATGCTGCAAAGTAATTAAAACACTGCAAATGTAGCACATCCACTTTTTGTTATTCCTAATGCCTTCCGTTAAGTAATATGACTGTATTTACGGCCAACGTGAGGAAGCTACAGCATTCTAATGACACATCACTCTGTCAGCCTTACCACTGGCTAGATATGTTACCTGGAGTGCGAAGGCAATATGTCCACTGGCTAGATATGTTACTCGGAGTGCAAAGGCATTATGTAAGTTCGTTCATAATACTACTCACCGCGATAGCttagtggagagagagagagagagatgcaaatgaaaggaaggcagggaggttaaccaaatagCTTAGTGGTTGTGTTATTGTGCTTCCGAGCTTGTGGTCGTGGGTTCTAACTCAGCTGTTGTGACCGAATTTCAATGGCATTTCAATGGCCTGTGCACGTATATTTAAGTACACGTCAAGGAACCCCAGCTTGTCAAAATTAAGCCAGAGCTCAGCTTTACGGTGCGCCTCACAATCATATTGTGGGCTTGGGGACTAAGACACCAcgatttaatttaatttattacaTTACAAGGACGGCTAGTCAACTCGAAACACAGCTGAAAATCGTCTGTGTGGTGTTTCCGTTGTGTGCCTTCGGTGCATTTATTTTAAAAAGAGATGACACACTTATTCATGGACAGCAGTGTAACGCAGACTGAACAAAGCCAGAACATTTCACTTATTCTACACTTTTAACGCTCGCATATTCCAAATTTTTAAAATCAGTTCCAAGTCTGGCAATGTCTTCGTTACGTCTTCGTTCTTTGCCTCGGCTTACAGTTTATTGGCTCTACTACCAGCGCTAAACCATAATGAGAAGCCTGCAGCTAATAATGAAAACGGTTTCGTTATAGACGCTTGAACTAACTGGTATGGACAAGTGTAGCTTGAGAACTCTAAATTTTTCTAAAATCAATGAATTCCTGTGGCATCAGTCACTCTTTACAGTTGCACAGTAGCACAGAACTGTTCCATATGCAAGCTCAAACGCACGCGCTAACGTACCGAGGACACGATAGTCCGTCTTACATGCTAACGGATAGAAATGACAAACCCAAGCGAGACTAGATATAGTTATTGCTTCGAGCGTCCTATCACCTGGCACGTATATCATTAGTTCCGACTGTTTTTATCGCGCATCCTGTCAACGGCCCGAAGCCAAGTTTCAATCATGAGCTTCCATGCTTAGTCCTCCTTGCGACAAGGCGTTAAGTGTTTGGGTTTACGGAATAAGCGTATTCCCATATAGTTGCGCCAGCAACGCTGAGGAGCTTGAGATGACTTTTCTTTCGCTAGGCCAATGAGTTAGAATACTGGATACTCAAGCATCTGTAATATTTCTTACCCCAACTCTTTTCCTCGAGCTATATCAGTAGTAAAGAGGAACTTGGTATTCCATGACGCTGGTTTTGATTCCCCTAGCAGCAGCAACGACGTATCTACCGCAACGCTGAGCCCTTTCCTGCCTTCTTGCTGCAGAATTCGTGCTCAAGAAGCTGCAAGCTGTGCCGACGCCTGTGCGGCCTACATACACGCGTGGCGTGGCGGGCGCGGTAAGGACTCCCAGGTACCTGCAGGCACGACTACCAGCTGTGTCAGTCAACTGCAGCATCGACAACAACGTCACAGCATCAAAGCTTCAAAAACAACTGCATCGCGGCAGTTGGCTTGACTTGGCAGCAGCGACGACGTGTATACTTCAACGCTGTGCCCTTGTCTGCCTTTTTGCTGCAGGTTTGTGTCTTCAGCCCATCACTATTATTGCATGGAGTTCACCGTAGCTGCTgccaggcatttttttttttttgcgttcgtaTACTGTTCTCCGCGTCATGGATTGTTTCGGTTGATAAAGCATGACCAAGCAAATAGCTAAACTAAAAGACGAAATAAAAGCTGAACTTGTTCAGCTAAAGCAAGGGTTTAAAAAGCAACTAATGCTGTGGCGCGAGGCAATGGAAAGGGGCATGCACGATGATACCCGAGAACTGAAGATAGAAGGCAAAAATCAAATTCAGAGCATCGAGTTCAGTCACGCCTCAGTTGGAGAACTGAAGGCAAAAttgagagctgaagaagccgcaagACATAATctagaaaatgaaaataaagtgcgACAAGAAAAAGGCTGAGCCATCGAATTCGGGATCCGAGAGCTTGAAAAGAGGTTTGTGCACTCCGAACACTACTCAACAAACAATAATCTTAAGATACAAAGCGTTGCTAGGTCCAACTATGAAAGTCTTTTCAACATTGTTCGAAAAATTAGGGAAGCCGTCAAAGAAGAAATTACAGAGATCGATATTGAAGTATGTCATCGTCTTCCAACTTGGAACCAGGAATAATTGAACGTCGTTGTACTGTGCAAGTCCCGGGCCAAGCGTGACACTGCGCTGAACGAAGAAAGGAAAATGCACCTTTCCAGCGAATACATTGATTGCTATTGACACCTCTCAGAAGAAATACGGGAACGAGCACCTGTCCTACTTTAAGGCGACTGCTTGCAATCGATATGTAGAAGTACGCAcatttgggcatgttggtaatccATACTCAGTGAAGAGAGGCGCCAACGAACAAAGACGCGATCGAAAAAACGAACTGAACTCGTCCGTCTTTTCTACATCGTCCCTGTTCATTTGCGCTATTCTTCCATGAGCTGGAAGTGCTACAGGTAAAAAACGTGATCATGAATGCAAATCCGTCTGGTCGTACAATGACGAAGTATTCGTGACACTGTCGGACGACGCACTTATCCTTAGAATAGGGCATGACAGATATCTTTGCAAGATATGCTGAATGATGCCTTAGATCCTTCACCTACTGTTTAAAATGAAACATCTTGATTTTGTCTTACCGAAAAATGTTCGTCTGCCAGTTGCTACAGATATCGCTCTTTTGCACTTCAATTCCCATTCCGCTGTTGGCGAGGGTGACAGCATTCCTTGTCTTCTGAATGCATTTTCTTTCCAGTTCGACGTCATAATGATATTGGTTTCAAAGCAGCTACAATGTCGTTAAACTGAAAGGTCATACCTCATTTTACTCGTACGTGCACAGTCAAAATAGGCGAGGAGGCTGTGTCGGTTTTTATACTAAAAATAATTGCGCCTATGAAGTGATGCCAGATTTTTCATTCATAGGTCATGACTACAAAATGTTAAGGGTGTTGTCAGTAATATACCACCCTCCAGACGGATAATTCTTTATGTTGTTTCGGTAAATTTTTAGAATTCTTCTCTGTTGAAAATGCTCATTTTGTCTGTGGAGGCAATTTTAACACAGATATTTTGGAGGACAGTAAGCATGTCGAAAATATAAACAGTCTACTACTTTCATCTGGCTTAACTGATCTGATCTGACCTGATCTACACCAACAATGGTTACTTCTTCCACTTCATCGGCCCTGGACCTTCTCATTACAAATATAGGAACGCCTGTATGTACTACGGGTACCAGTTCCTATGAAATCAGTAGTGTATTCAATGAGTAGCAATATAAAAGTACACAACGAATTGATTGCTTAGCAAGATACATCTAATGACGCATTGAATTTATTTAGCCAGGCTGTAATTACGCACGATTAGAATTTTATGGTAAGAGAAATGACGTAAACGAAACATATAGCGAGTTTTTTTGAAGCCTTTGTGCGCATTTACACTGCGCATGTGTCGTTCAGACACGTCCGACGTACAAAAAAGATGCCAGAACCGTGGATCATGAGTGAGCACGTCACGCTGATAAAAAGTAAAACCACATTTATCACTGCACTTGAGATCAGAAATAAAACTTAAGGAGTTTAACGCAGAAAGGAATAGATTGAATAATATACTAAAGCAAGCGAAAATTACTATCAAGGTTTGCTTTCTAAAGTTAACAAGAAGCGTCCGGATGCGGTTTGCAAAGTAATAAATCGCATCTTCGGCCATCAGACAAACTAAAGAACCCAAATCGATACCTGATAATAATTGTGATCTTAACAGTAAAGCGCTGGCCGGTCACATTAATACTCATTTTGTGAACGCAGGCATAGTACACAGCTGTGACCCCCGAGTTGCTTAGTCACTGCAGTATTGCAAAAACTACATTTATGGAGCCAAATGATGAACATGAGGTGTTTACGACAATTATAAAGTTAAATAATAGCAATGCATTACAAATCGATAGTTTAGAAACCAAGCCAATAAGTTACGTGTTAGAACGCTTGCCCTTCACTCGTGCGTTGGTTCGCATATTCAATTT
It includes:
- the LOC139056373 gene encoding uncharacterized protein; protein product: MTKASPSDQRPVLSFVFFFLSPGLLRLAFTNSKFVLKKLQAVPTPVRPTYTRGVAGAVRTPRYLQARLPAVSVNCSIDNNVTASKLQKQLHRGSWLDLAAATTCILQRCALVCLFAAGSTSSFCNGSSKLGELRLLSSNGHVLETSKVKAALFLDTGSFSIILVIRHH